The Niallia alba genome includes a window with the following:
- a CDS encoding GNAT family N-acetyltransferase, which translates to MFNIFVDQQIRLRLLEVKDSNELFQLVNKDRKYLRKWLPWVDQITSPYQYQSIIPLWNKLFTEQTEWNAGIFFNGKLVGMITLQQIDWASRKASIGYFLAEDAQGHGIMTKSVAAMLNYAFYYLKLNRIEIQCGVKNVKSQAIPEKLSFKKEGIIRDGEFLYDHFHDLYSYSMLAREWAAK; encoded by the coding sequence TTGTTTAATATATTTGTAGATCAGCAAATTAGATTGCGGCTTTTAGAAGTGAAGGACTCCAATGAACTTTTTCAACTAGTTAATAAAGATAGGAAGTATTTAAGAAAATGGCTCCCATGGGTAGATCAAATAACCTCTCCCTACCAATATCAAAGCATCATTCCCCTCTGGAATAAACTTTTCACAGAGCAAACAGAATGGAATGCAGGAATTTTTTTTAATGGAAAACTTGTAGGTATGATTACCTTACAACAAATCGATTGGGCAAGTCGCAAAGCAAGCATTGGCTATTTTTTAGCTGAGGACGCACAAGGGCATGGCATTATGACAAAGTCAGTTGCTGCTATGTTAAATTATGCTTTTTATTATTTAAAGCTCAACAGAATAGAAATTCAATGCGGGGTTAAAAATGTCAAAAGCCAAGCAATTCCGGAGAAGCTTTCCTTTAAGAAAGAGGGAATTATTAGAGATGGTGAATTTCTGTACGACCATTTTCATGATTTATATTCCTACAGCATGCTGGCAAGAGAATGGGCAGCTAAATAA
- a CDS encoding FeoA family protein yields the protein MELTVGQRLKINRVEDGNRMLKRRLLDFGLIEGAVITIQQILPFGGPLILEYEGTTIGMRQSDIKILHMESI from the coding sequence ATGGAATTAACTGTAGGACAAAGATTAAAGATAAATAGGGTGGAAGATGGAAATAGAATGCTCAAAAGAAGGCTACTTGATTTTGGATTAATAGAGGGTGCTGTAATAACGATTCAGCAAATTTTGCCGTTTGGCGGGCCGCTTATTTTGGAATATGAGGGTACGACGATTGGCATGAGACAAAGCGATATAAAAATATTGCATATGGAGAGCATATAA
- a CDS encoding hemolysin family protein yields MDIFNLVIIAILIALTAFFVASEFAIIRVRSSRIDQLIEEGNKNALSAKKVTSNLDEYLSACQLGITVTALGIGWIGEETLQHFLSPLLQIIHVPETAITVLSFSLAFTFITFLHVVVGELAPKTFAIHKAEKITLWAAKPLILFYKVLYPFIWTLNGSSRIITRTFGLKPVSEHELAHTEEELRIIVSESYKNGEINQSEFKYVNNIFDFDDRIAKEIMVPRTEIISLEQTSTLDELLHLIQKEQFTRYPVTDGDKDHIIGMINVKEIMTELLKSRDLTTKTLKPYIRPVIRVIETYPIQDLLLKMQKDRIHMAILMDEYGGTSGLVTVEDIIEEIVGDIWDEFDSDEIPTIRTIKENHYILDAKVLINEVNDLLHIDINDEIIDTLGGWILTSNYEASEGDTVNFESYAFKILEMEDHHIKYVEVKKQPTNIEKQKKHITIKQSLPSPSSEAEIVS; encoded by the coding sequence TTGGACATATTTAACTTGGTTATAATAGCCATTTTAATTGCTTTGACTGCTTTTTTTGTAGCTTCAGAGTTTGCTATTATTAGAGTTCGTAGCTCCAGGATTGATCAACTCATAGAGGAAGGTAATAAAAATGCCCTTTCCGCGAAAAAAGTTACTAGCAATCTCGATGAATACTTATCCGCCTGCCAATTAGGAATAACTGTTACAGCACTCGGTATTGGCTGGATTGGCGAAGAAACATTACAACACTTTTTATCACCATTACTGCAAATTATCCATGTCCCAGAAACAGCCATTACCGTCTTATCCTTCTCTTTAGCATTCACTTTTATTACTTTTTTACATGTCGTAGTAGGTGAACTAGCTCCAAAAACATTCGCTATTCATAAGGCAGAGAAAATTACTTTATGGGCGGCAAAGCCTTTAATCCTATTTTATAAAGTGCTTTATCCTTTTATTTGGACCTTAAATGGCTCCTCTAGAATTATCACAAGGACGTTCGGATTAAAACCTGTTTCTGAACATGAATTGGCACATACAGAGGAAGAGCTCCGGATTATCGTCTCAGAGAGTTATAAAAACGGCGAAATCAATCAATCAGAATTTAAGTATGTTAATAATATTTTTGATTTTGATGATCGTATAGCGAAAGAAATTATGGTACCCCGAACAGAGATTATTTCCCTTGAACAAACAAGCACATTAGATGAATTGCTTCATCTTATCCAGAAAGAGCAATTTACTAGATATCCCGTTACCGATGGAGATAAAGACCATATTATCGGAATGATTAATGTAAAAGAAATAATGACAGAGTTACTTAAATCAAGAGATCTTACGACCAAAACACTAAAGCCTTATATAAGGCCAGTCATCCGAGTAATAGAAACGTATCCTATTCAAGATTTATTATTAAAAATGCAAAAGGATCGTATCCATATGGCCATTTTAATGGATGAATATGGTGGAACCTCTGGGTTAGTTACAGTGGAAGATATTATTGAAGAGATTGTTGGAGATATTTGGGATGAGTTTGATAGTGATGAAATTCCTACTATTCGTACGATAAAAGAAAATCATTATATTTTAGATGCTAAAGTTTTGATAAATGAAGTAAATGATTTACTCCACATAGACATAAATGATGAAATAATTGATACATTGGGTGGTTGGATTCTTACTTCTAATTATGAAGCATCGGAGGGGGATACGGTTAACTTCGAATCCTATGCTTTTAAGATTTTAGAAATGGAAGATCATCATATTAAATATGTGGAAGTGAAAAAACAACCAACCAACATAGAAAAACAAAAAAAGCATATTACAATAAAGCAATCCCTTCCTTCCCCTTCATCAGAAGCAGAAATAGTATCCTAA
- the feoB gene encoding ferrous iron transport protein B, which translates to MELALLGNPNTGKTSLFNHLTGSYEYVGNWNGVTVEKKIGTFKNKKAILVDLPGVYSLTPISEEEAVVTNYLLQGKMNRIVNIIDASQLKRNLLLTIQLLEYGKPVIFALNMIDIAKRKGKVIDHQLLATYLGANTIAISARKGDGCEELSRASIDQQCNGEYSLFIHYGEIIENAIEKMSVMLQGKTSLSNRWLTIQLLDGNTTIFQFLANLLSKQELETFIHQVTLECEKIAKKPEQIIYLKRREVVNQIVQKVEVEADKKQIPISEKIDYLVTNKYLGFPIFIAFMYILFMLTFDWIGTPLSDRLDYLISDLLTEGVTNLLTSLQVTSFIRSLVIDGIIAGVGGVLVFIPQIFILFFCISFLEDSGYMSRVALVMDKWLENVGLNGKAFIPMIIGFGCNVPGVMAARTIETKKERLLTILLLPLMSCSARFPVYALFIGAFFGKNGALIVLSLYVLSIVMALLLAKLFSSTILKGEKSIFLIELPPYRLPSLKVLWKSTWDKGKGFLKKAGTFIFAGSVLIWLLTYLGPGGLDVEMDQSFMALIGSVMAPVLAPLGFGTWEAGASLLTGFLAKEAIISAMNIIYAVPDTRSLQHLMGEVYTPLASYSFMVFILLYIPCLATLATIYKETGSKKWSAFSVGYALILAYILSFIIYQLGKWIGLN; encoded by the coding sequence ATGGAATTAGCTCTTTTAGGGAATCCGAATACAGGGAAGACTTCTTTATTTAATCATCTAACAGGATCTTATGAGTATGTTGGAAATTGGAATGGAGTGACGGTAGAGAAAAAGATAGGTACCTTTAAAAATAAAAAAGCAATTTTAGTAGATTTACCTGGGGTCTATTCTTTAACACCAATCTCTGAAGAAGAAGCCGTAGTCACAAATTACTTATTGCAAGGAAAGATGAATCGAATTGTTAATATTATCGATGCTTCGCAATTAAAGAGAAATTTATTATTAACTATTCAATTATTAGAATATGGGAAACCGGTAATTTTCGCTTTAAATATGATTGATATTGCCAAAAGAAAAGGAAAGGTCATTGATCACCAGTTATTAGCCACTTATTTAGGAGCAAATACGATTGCGATAAGTGCGCGAAAAGGAGATGGATGTGAGGAGCTATCAAGAGCATCTATTGATCAGCAGTGTAATGGGGAATACTCTCTGTTTATCCATTATGGGGAAATAATCGAAAATGCAATAGAAAAAATGTCCGTTATGCTTCAAGGAAAAACATCCCTTTCAAATAGATGGCTAACAATCCAATTACTTGATGGAAATACAACGATTTTCCAATTTCTTGCTAATCTTTTAAGTAAACAAGAGTTGGAGACATTTATCCATCAAGTAACATTGGAATGTGAAAAAATAGCGAAAAAGCCAGAACAAATAATTTATCTTAAACGTAGAGAAGTGGTAAATCAAATTGTCCAAAAAGTCGAAGTAGAAGCAGACAAAAAGCAGATCCCAATTTCGGAAAAAATCGATTATCTCGTAACAAATAAATATCTTGGATTTCCAATTTTTATTGCCTTTATGTATATATTATTTATGTTGACTTTTGATTGGATTGGAACACCATTATCTGATCGTCTAGATTACCTTATTTCAGATTTATTGACAGAGGGGGTTACGAATCTATTAACCAGTCTGCAAGTAACTAGCTTTATACGGTCACTTGTAATTGATGGAATTATCGCAGGGGTAGGAGGCGTTCTCGTTTTTATTCCGCAAATTTTTATATTGTTTTTCTGTATCTCTTTTTTAGAAGACTCTGGGTATATGTCACGGGTAGCACTAGTTATGGATAAATGGTTAGAAAATGTAGGATTGAATGGTAAAGCCTTTATCCCAATGATTATTGGGTTTGGCTGTAATGTTCCTGGGGTAATGGCTGCGAGAACAATCGAAACAAAGAAGGAGAGATTATTAACAATTTTATTGTTGCCATTAATGAGTTGTTCGGCAAGATTTCCTGTTTATGCATTATTTATAGGAGCGTTTTTTGGCAAAAATGGAGCATTAATAGTGTTATCCCTCTATGTTTTAAGCATAGTAATGGCCTTATTACTTGCTAAACTATTTTCTTCTACTATTTTAAAAGGAGAAAAGTCTATTTTTCTAATAGAACTGCCGCCATATCGATTGCCTAGTTTAAAGGTCTTATGGAAAAGTACATGGGATAAAGGAAAAGGTTTCTTAAAGAAAGCAGGTACTTTTATCTTCGCTGGTTCTGTTTTAATTTGGTTATTAACTTATTTAGGACCAGGAGGATTAGATGTAGAAATGGACCAAAGCTTTATGGCGTTAATTGGTTCAGTGATGGCACCAGTTCTTGCCCCTCTAGGTTTTGGAACATGGGAAGCAGGAGCATCCTTGTTAACGGGGTTTCTTGCAAAAGAAGCAATTATTTCTGCTATGAATATCATCTATGCCGTTCCAGACACAAGAAGCTTGCAGCATTTAATGGGAGAAGTTTATACGCCATTAGCTTCCTATAGTTTTATGGTGTTTATTCTATTATACATTCCATGCCTGGCAACACTTGCTACTATTTATAAAGAAACAGGATCAAAAAAATGGTCCGCCTTTTCTGTCGGTTATGCACTTATTCTTGCATATATTCTTTCATTTATTATTTATCAGCTAGGAAAATGGATCGGTTTAAATTGA
- a CDS encoding helix-turn-helix transcriptional regulator translates to MTREEIIESVSEKMRLIRTEAGYTQDKMAEVIGLSKKTLVQIEKGRLYAGWSTVVAVCALFRETETVRFLFGNEPLEVLETVARDGMDYRKEKTMGGKVWWREVEKKNGFILQQNIISQHFRIIDEDHFRIFSSFDEKESKDRFKELSGE, encoded by the coding sequence TTGACAAGAGAAGAAATTATTGAGAGTGTATCAGAAAAGATGAGATTAATACGCACAGAAGCGGGATATACCCAAGATAAGATGGCAGAGGTTATTGGATTATCAAAAAAGACCTTAGTGCAAATTGAGAAAGGTAGACTTTATGCAGGTTGGTCTACTGTAGTAGCAGTATGCGCTCTATTCAGAGAGACAGAAACAGTTCGTTTTTTATTTGGTAATGAACCGTTAGAGGTTTTGGAAACTGTAGCTCGTGATGGAATGGATTACCGAAAAGAAAAAACGATGGGTGGAAAAGTATGGTGGAGAGAAGTGGAAAAAAAGAACGGTTTTATTCTTCAACAGAATATCATTAGTCAGCATTTTCGCATTATTGATGAAGACCACTTTCGAATTTTTTCCAGCTTCGATGAAAAAGAATCAAAAGATCGTTTTAAGGAACTTTCAGGAGAATAA
- a CDS encoding hemolysin family protein: protein MIGIQLLLIVILTAFSAFFVATEFSIVRVRPARIEQLVEEGQKNALAVKRIIENMDAYLSACQLGITITSLGLGWLGQPTILKLIQPLMNNLTVPTALSQGLAFAISFSIITYINVVIGELFPKSVAIILTEKIALLISKPLIWFYKFMYPFIWLLNKSSRQVAKLWGITNPSANNDALSEEELQIVLKESYQNGEISLSEYNYVNRIFAFDNRLANEIMVPRTEMVTLSDHISIKEAINIIQKERYTRYPLTKKEDKDSIIGFIHIKQLLTDWIKNEDIENKSLLDYAQPIIHIIESAPIQAVFLKMQKERSSIAILHDEFGGTAGLITAEDILEEIVGEIRDEFDEEETPLIQNINDHHYILDSKLPLTEVNRLLSLSIEREELHTLGGWILSQNPNIKKGETIEYTGYLFKIDKMIRQHIFTFDVQKIPSHLLNED, encoded by the coding sequence ATGATTGGAATACAACTACTGTTAATTGTCATACTAACTGCTTTTTCTGCCTTTTTTGTAGCAACTGAATTTTCTATTGTTCGTGTCAGACCTGCAAGAATTGAACAGCTTGTAGAAGAAGGACAAAAAAATGCCCTTGCTGTCAAAAGGATTATTGAAAATATGGATGCCTATCTGTCGGCATGCCAATTAGGCATAACCATTACCTCTTTAGGATTGGGTTGGTTAGGACAACCTACGATTTTAAAGTTAATTCAACCTTTAATGAATAATTTGACTGTTCCAACTGCTCTATCACAAGGATTAGCGTTTGCGATCTCTTTTTCGATTATTACATACATTAATGTCGTAATTGGCGAACTTTTTCCAAAGTCAGTTGCCATTATTCTTACGGAAAAAATAGCCTTATTAATTAGTAAACCACTTATTTGGTTTTATAAATTTATGTATCCCTTTATTTGGCTTTTAAATAAATCGTCAAGACAAGTAGCAAAATTATGGGGAATAACGAATCCATCAGCCAATAATGATGCACTATCAGAAGAAGAGCTGCAAATTGTATTGAAGGAAAGTTATCAAAATGGGGAAATTAGTTTATCAGAATATAACTATGTCAATCGGATTTTTGCATTTGACAACCGTTTAGCCAATGAGATTATGGTCCCAAGAACAGAAATGGTCACATTATCTGATCATATATCCATTAAAGAAGCTATAAATATTATTCAAAAAGAACGATATACAAGATATCCACTTACTAAAAAGGAGGATAAAGATAGCATTATTGGTTTTATCCATATTAAACAATTATTAACGGACTGGATAAAAAATGAGGATATTGAAAATAAATCGTTATTGGACTATGCACAACCAATTATACATATAATCGAATCAGCACCTATACAAGCCGTTTTCTTAAAGATGCAAAAGGAAAGAAGCTCGATCGCTATTCTTCATGATGAATTTGGCGGTACTGCTGGACTAATTACCGCAGAAGATATTTTAGAGGAAATTGTCGGCGAAATTAGAGATGAGTTTGATGAAGAGGAAACCCCTCTTATTCAAAACATTAATGACCATCACTATATTCTTGATTCCAAGCTTCCCTTAACAGAAGTAAACAGGCTGCTATCCTTATCAATCGAGCGAGAAGAACTTCATACGCTCGGTGGCTGGATATTGTCCCAAAACCCTAACATTAAAAAAGGGGAAACGATTGAATATACTGGCTATCTCTTTAAGATTGACAAAATGATTCGCCAACATATTTTTACCTTTGACGTTCAAAAGATACCTTCACATCTTTTAAACGAAGATTAG
- a CDS encoding FeoB-associated Cys-rich membrane protein yields MIISILLGFMIFSYAGYGLYRHIQQSKKGKCAACSLKQACDQKCEMLSKK; encoded by the coding sequence ATGATTATCAGTATTTTACTCGGATTTATGATTTTTAGTTATGCAGGTTATGGATTATACCGTCACATTCAACAATCCAAAAAGGGAAAATGTGCAGCGTGTTCCTTAAAGCAAGCTTGTGACCAAAAATGTGAAATGTTGAGCAAAAAATAA
- a CDS encoding methyl-accepting chemotaxis protein, protein MKKKDSFKVKAFIGFNLLILITTFISALGGFYMAKNETIQDALPFAYSHYLIIIAVVLILTVLSSFVFNVLMKGKFKALSRLSDKVSKLSQGDLSVEFNDKSKDEIGQLNQSIAELQERFSFLVSSLKTVNENGISQASDVSVIAEETLASSEEIGRAMAEIAEGAVSQASELEEVKREIDSLTSSIDNMEGKNQIIKQATENAQEASHNGQKTINTLKICNENASKSTNDVSIGISSLYQKVLDISKITSTINRIAEQTNLLALNASIEAARAGEHGKGFSVVANEVRNLAEETNAATKQIQDMIQNIEKEMESTVMSIYETTNQTAELDTAVKDTEKEFTAIASAVVNSIEAVKEMTVELNRVVEQNNHISSSIAKVSEVSESVAAAVEQIASSTDEQTSAIGNVAKTAEIMKSSNEELKDSLTKYNL, encoded by the coding sequence ATGAAAAAGAAAGATAGTTTCAAAGTGAAAGCGTTTATTGGATTTAATCTGCTTATTCTTATTACTACATTTATTAGTGCTCTTGGTGGATTTTATATGGCAAAAAATGAAACCATACAAGACGCATTGCCATTCGCTTATAGTCATTATTTAATCATAATAGCTGTAGTGCTTATTCTTACTGTATTAAGCTCGTTTGTTTTTAATGTATTAATGAAAGGAAAATTTAAAGCATTATCTCGTCTTAGCGACAAAGTGAGTAAGTTGTCACAGGGAGATTTATCGGTTGAATTTAATGACAAGTCAAAAGATGAAATTGGTCAGTTAAATCAATCTATTGCTGAATTGCAGGAGAGATTTTCATTTCTTGTATCAAGTTTAAAAACAGTAAATGAAAATGGAATAAGTCAGGCAAGTGATGTGTCAGTAATAGCAGAGGAAACATTGGCAAGTTCAGAGGAAATTGGAAGAGCAATGGCTGAAATTGCTGAGGGGGCTGTTAGCCAAGCGTCCGAGTTAGAAGAGGTTAAAAGAGAAATAGATAGCTTAACCAGTTCAATTGATAATATGGAAGGCAAAAATCAAATTATTAAGCAAGCAACAGAAAATGCTCAAGAAGCATCCCATAACGGACAAAAGACAATTAATACGTTGAAAATATGTAATGAAAATGCAAGCAAGTCAACAAATGATGTTAGTATTGGAATTAGTAGCTTATATCAGAAAGTTTTAGATATATCTAAAATTACTTCTACTATTAATAGAATAGCAGAACAAACAAATCTTCTTGCTTTAAATGCAAGTATTGAAGCTGCTAGAGCAGGTGAGCACGGAAAGGGCTTTTCTGTTGTTGCCAATGAGGTGAGAAACCTAGCAGAAGAAACAAATGCAGCAACAAAGCAAATCCAAGATATGATTCAAAATATCGAAAAAGAAATGGAAAGTACCGTTATGTCGATTTATGAAACGACAAATCAAACAGCGGAATTAGATACTGCCGTAAAGGATACTGAAAAGGAATTTACAGCCATTGCAAGTGCTGTAGTCAATAGCATTGAAGCAGTCAAAGAAATGACAGTCGAACTAAACCGTGTGGTGGAGCAAAACAATCATATTTCAAGTTCTATTGCGAAAGTATCAGAAGTTTCTGAGTCTGTTGCAGCAGCAGTTGAACAAATTGCTTCTAGTACGGATGAGCAAACCTCTGCGATTGGAAATGTTGCAAAAACAGCAGAAATAATGAAGAGTAGCAATGAGGAATTAAAGGATTCATTGACGAAATATAATCTATAA